CTCACTAGCTCACTAACTTCGCCGATAGCAAGTCGTGCTAATGCTTGCTCAAACTCAGGAACGGTCTCACCTGGCATTAACCAGTTGAGAACACCACCATTTGACCCACTCGGATCATCAGACGTTAACTTAGCAAGCGTCTCAAAATCCTCACCGCCGATCACAACCCTATTACGAACCTCGGTCGCTTTAATCAGCGCGTCCTCATCAGACACTATCCTATCAACACGGAAAAGAATGTGGCGTGCTAGAGTTTGTTGAACGATTATTTGTGCATCACGGCCTCTTTTATCCAAAAGATAAACGATATGAAAACCGTTGGAGCTGCGCAGTACGTCACTTCTTTGGCCAATTCTCATCTTACTCAAAGCTTGAATAAATAAGTCCGGTAGATTCGATTGGTCTCTCCAACCCATGACGCCACCCTCCAACGCATCTGTAGCGTCTGACAGTTCTGCAGCAACTTGCCTAAAATCTACACCCTCATCAATTTTGGAAATAGCCTCCGCAACATTATCCTGAGCTTTCCTGAGGTCTTCTGGCGTGGCATTCTCCGCGATCGCAATTAGAATATGTGCAATCAAAGACTCATTCTGTTCCGATATGCCAGTTTCCATTTGATCTAAATAAGACTTGATCTCGGAATCGTTAACGATCAACTTTGCCTCAACTTCTCTGCGTCGCAATTTTAAAATTTTTGTCTCATCAACAATGGTCTCCCTTAGGCGTTTACCGCTCAAGTCATTTTGCTCGATTGCCCTTATATAATCTTCCACTGATGAATTGTTTTGTTGCGCGATCCGCTGAAGCGCTCGCCCAACCTCATCATCAGAAACTCGGATCCCAGTTCGATCCGCCAGGTTCGTAAGAACCTTGCGCGTAATGATACGCTCGAGCACTTGCT
The DNA window shown above is from Pseudomonadota bacterium and carries:
- a CDS encoding peptidylprolyl isomerase; its protein translation is MNFLFKFFLFFFISTSVFGEDTIPLDRVVAIVGDGVITELELNKEITLTRQSLVNSGASAPDLIYLRQQVLERIITRKVLTNLADRTGIRVSDDEVGRALQRIAQQNNSSVEDYIRAIEQNDLSGKRLRETIVDETKILKLRRREVEAKLIVNDSEIKSYLDQMETGISEQNESLIAHILIAIAENATPEDLRKAQDNVAEAISKIDEGVDFRQVAAELSDATDALEGGVMGWRDQSNLPDLFIQALSKMRIGQRSDVLRSSNGFHIVYLLDKRGRDAQIIVQQTLARHILFRVDRIVSDEDALIKATEVRNRVVIGGEDFETLAKLTSDDPSGSNGGVLNWLMPGETVPEFEQALARLAIGEVSELVRTQFGYHLIEVLDRRDSDVSEARQIEVARQALMQKKLAFRFEEWIREVRDTTFIKYVN